One window of the Paenibacillus beijingensis genome contains the following:
- a CDS encoding SMP-30/gluconolactonase/LRE family protein has protein sequence MPYKIEMVLNIGSTLGEGAYWDYIAKRLYWVDILQKKLHIYNPETGSNEEHLFDQFVSSVVVSRYGGLVLTLKDGFYSYSPKTRELRLIAAPESQEADNRFNDGKCDAAGRFFAGTMNLSGKREAGRLYRLNTDGSIDIVLEKVSISNGIIWSCDNKTMYYTDTMTREISAYEYDLSSGEVGKRQVVVSIPEEEGLPDGMTIDEEGMLWVALWGGGKVSRYNPDTGNKITEIPFYSNYITSCAFGGANLDELYITTANENNADSRTAGGLFKVKPGVKGVPAHKCGIQIRDRGVYRGRDKLDAIER, from the coding sequence ATGCCTTATAAAATTGAAATGGTGCTGAATATCGGTTCCACCTTGGGAGAAGGAGCGTATTGGGATTATATTGCGAAACGATTATATTGGGTAGATATTTTACAAAAAAAATTGCATATTTACAACCCTGAAACCGGTTCTAACGAAGAGCATCTGTTCGATCAATTTGTCAGTTCCGTTGTAGTTAGCCGGTATGGAGGCTTGGTATTGACATTAAAAGACGGATTCTATTCCTACAGCCCAAAGACGAGAGAACTTAGGTTAATTGCCGCTCCTGAATCTCAAGAGGCAGACAATCGTTTTAACGATGGGAAATGCGATGCGGCTGGACGATTCTTTGCCGGAACAATGAATTTGAGTGGCAAGCGGGAGGCAGGGAGATTATACCGTTTGAATACTGACGGTTCAATCGACATTGTATTAGAGAAAGTGAGCATATCAAACGGAATCATTTGGAGCTGCGATAATAAGACGATGTATTACACTGATACTATGACTCGCGAAATTTCCGCCTACGAGTATGACTTGTCATCCGGAGAAGTCGGTAAGCGGCAAGTCGTTGTCTCGATTCCGGAAGAGGAAGGATTGCCGGACGGTATGACCATTGATGAGGAAGGGATGCTGTGGGTTGCCTTATGGGGAGGCGGGAAAGTATCAAGATACAATCCGGACACGGGTAATAAAATCACCGAAATCCCTTTTTATTCCAATTATATAACCTCCTGTGCCTTCGGCGGAGCAAATCTGGATGAATTGTACATCACGACAGCTAACGAAAATAATGCCGATAGCCGTACTGCCGGCGGCTTATTCAAGGTAAAACCGGGCGTAAAAGGCGTTCCGGCTCATAAGTGCGGTATCCAAATCCGGGATCGCGGCGTATATAGGGGGAGGGATAAGCTGGATGCGATTGAAAGATAA
- a CDS encoding SDR family NAD(P)-dependent oxidoreductase, with protein sequence MRLKDKVVLITGSGSGIGRSAALLFAKEGASVIVNDLDSSKGNETFEEIRTFGGQSRFIQADVTHQESAQNLIRQAIAEFGRVDVLFNNAGISGVGAIHEVEPEVWDRVVSVNIRGVFLPCKYVLPSMMERRSGVIINMSSCVAEIGLARRASYAATKGAVLALTKSMQVDYAPYNIRINALLPGTIMTPFVEDYLKSSYDDPEAAFESIKKRQLSGELGRPEDVAHAALFLASDESRFIMGAPLYIDGGVTFGKNA encoded by the coding sequence ATGCGATTGAAAGATAAAGTCGTTCTGATTACCGGCTCAGGGTCGGGTATCGGTCGCAGTGCTGCTTTGCTTTTCGCCAAAGAAGGAGCGTCCGTGATCGTAAACGATCTCGATTCTTCCAAAGGAAACGAAACGTTCGAGGAAATCCGGACATTCGGCGGTCAAAGCAGGTTCATCCAGGCCGACGTCACTCACCAGGAATCCGCCCAAAATCTGATCCGGCAAGCGATCGCGGAATTCGGGCGGGTCGACGTCCTGTTCAACAATGCAGGAATCAGCGGAGTCGGAGCCATCCATGAGGTGGAGCCCGAAGTGTGGGACCGGGTTGTCAGCGTCAACATTCGGGGTGTATTTCTACCTTGCAAATATGTGTTGCCATCCATGATGGAACGGAGGTCGGGTGTGATCATTAACATGTCATCCTGCGTTGCGGAAATCGGATTGGCCAGAAGAGCTTCATACGCGGCGACCAAGGGCGCCGTACTGGCACTGACCAAATCGATGCAGGTTGATTACGCCCCGTATAACATCCGGATCAATGCCCTACTGCCGGGAACGATTATGACACCGTTCGTCGAAGATTATTTGAAATCCTCGTACGATGATCCGGAAGCCGCATTCGAGTCCATCAAAAAGCGTCAGCTCAGTGGCGAACTCGGACGTCCGGAAGACGTTGCCCATGCGGCGCTGTTCTTGGCGTCAGACGAGTCCAGATTTATTATGGGCGCGCCTTTATATATTGACGGCGGAGTTACATTCGGTAAAAATGCCTGA
- a CDS encoding fumarylacetoacetate hydrolase family protein has product MKLFAFVQNKEYRLGVKISMGALDVVSAFPNAKEEGIPCSVHEAIGGGQAALTKLQKALDRISDPTPHLLDESVLTFGPCVTHPNKIICVGLNYRRHAEETNAPIPEYPILFNKFNNTLTGHGQDIPLPRTSAKVDYEAELVIVMGKTAKYVSKEDALDHVFGYCSVNDLSARDLQMRTNQWMLGKSCDGFCPLGPYLVTADEVGNPNGLTIRSLVNGEVRQQSNTSDMIFSCDEIVSYISHHMTLMPGDIIMTGTPEGVVLGYPLEKQVYLKSGDVVTIEIEKLGTLTNRMVSEE; this is encoded by the coding sequence ATGAAATTGTTTGCGTTCGTTCAAAACAAGGAATACAGATTGGGTGTAAAAATCAGCATGGGGGCCCTGGATGTTGTTTCGGCATTTCCGAATGCCAAGGAAGAAGGTATTCCTTGTTCTGTTCACGAGGCGATCGGAGGCGGGCAAGCCGCCTTAACCAAGCTGCAGAAAGCGTTAGACCGGATATCGGACCCGACGCCGCATCTTCTTGACGAATCTGTACTTACATTCGGGCCTTGCGTCACCCATCCGAACAAAATTATTTGCGTCGGTTTGAATTACCGCAGGCATGCTGAGGAGACCAATGCACCGATTCCGGAGTATCCGATCCTGTTTAACAAATTCAACAACACGCTCACCGGTCATGGACAAGACATACCGCTGCCGCGGACATCCGCTAAGGTTGACTATGAAGCGGAACTCGTCATTGTTATGGGCAAAACGGCTAAATACGTGTCCAAAGAAGACGCTTTGGATCATGTGTTCGGCTATTGCAGCGTCAACGACTTGTCTGCGCGCGATTTGCAGATGCGAACGAATCAATGGATGCTTGGCAAATCGTGTGACGGTTTTTGTCCGCTTGGCCCATACTTGGTTACGGCGGACGAGGTGGGAAATCCGAACGGTTTAACGATCAGAAGTCTTGTCAACGGTGAGGTCCGACAGCAGTCCAACACGTCAGATATGATTTTCTCCTGCGACGAAATCGTAAGTTACATTTCGCATCATATGACACTAATGCCGGGTGATATCATCATGACGGGCACACCGGAGGGCGTAGTCCTCGGTTATCCGCTGGAGAAGCAAGTATATTTGAAATCCGGGGATGTTGTTACGATCGAGATTGAGAAACTCGGCACCCTGACCAACCGGATGGTTTCGGAAGAGTAA
- a CDS encoding MFS transporter: MKKDITSSVHYAVKKERSASWALFSLTLGAFAIGMTEFVIMGLLTNIADDLQVSISSAGQLITGYALGVAAGGPIMTVLTYRMPRKQLLCALMVIFIAGNVLAALSSNYTILMIARIVTSFAHGTFFGIGSVVATGLVKPEKRASAIAMMMAGLTIANILGVPFGTFIGQQFGWSATFWVVAAFGTVAFLGVALLVPSVSSSDSQLNLGREFHAFRKPQVMLALAMSIFGFGGVFTAFTYIAPILQDITGFREDQIPYILLLFGVGVTLGNLLGGKLADRRLMPSLMVCLALLTAILIVFYFTDHLKAATVVTIFLWGTFSFAIVPGLQMRVLDMAKDAPSLASTVNHSALNLSNAGGAFLGGLTVSGIGLQYVPLAAAIIAVIGLLITITSYTMERLTK, encoded by the coding sequence ATGAAAAAAGATATAACAAGTTCTGTTCATTATGCAGTAAAAAAGGAAAGATCAGCTAGTTGGGCATTATTTTCTTTGACTTTAGGCGCTTTTGCAATCGGAATGACGGAATTCGTCATCATGGGCCTCCTGACGAACATCGCCGACGATCTTCAAGTTTCCATATCCAGCGCGGGCCAGCTCATTACAGGGTATGCGCTTGGCGTAGCAGCAGGCGGACCCATTATGACGGTGCTTACCTACCGGATGCCGAGGAAGCAGCTATTATGCGCGTTAATGGTTATTTTCATTGCAGGCAATGTCCTTGCGGCCTTATCATCTAATTACACCATATTGATGATCGCCCGGATCGTAACCTCGTTTGCGCACGGCACCTTCTTCGGCATCGGCTCCGTGGTCGCCACCGGGCTTGTCAAACCGGAGAAACGGGCGTCTGCCATCGCCATGATGATGGCGGGACTTACGATCGCGAACATCCTGGGCGTGCCGTTCGGCACGTTCATCGGCCAGCAGTTCGGCTGGAGCGCCACCTTCTGGGTCGTTGCGGCCTTTGGAACCGTTGCGTTTCTCGGCGTTGCCCTGCTCGTTCCTTCGGTATCCTCCTCCGATAGCCAATTGAACCTTGGACGGGAATTTCACGCCTTCCGCAAGCCGCAGGTCATGCTGGCGCTTGCCATGTCGATTTTCGGGTTCGGGGGCGTATTTACCGCTTTTACCTATATCGCTCCGATCCTGCAGGACATAACCGGATTCAGAGAAGACCAGATTCCTTACATCCTCTTGTTATTCGGCGTCGGCGTCACCTTGGGCAATTTGCTCGGCGGTAAGCTGGCGGACCGCCGGTTGATGCCGTCCTTGATGGTCTGTCTGGCTCTGCTTACGGCCATATTGATCGTCTTTTACTTCACGGACCATCTGAAAGCGGCGACCGTCGTCACGATCTTTTTGTGGGGCACATTCTCCTTCGCCATCGTTCCGGGCTTGCAGATGCGCGTCCTGGATATGGCCAAAGATGCGCCGAGCCTGGCTTCCACCGTCAACCATTCCGCATTAAATCTCAGTAACGCGGGGGGCGCCTTCCTGGGAGGTTTAACCGTTAGCGGAATCGGCCTTCAGTACGTCCCTTTGGCGGCAGCGATTATAGCCGTCATCGGACTGCTGATTACGATTACCAGCTATACCATGGAGCGCCTGACCAAATAA
- a CDS encoding aldose 1-epimerase: MVNKAHSGDYYGEQAIWLCAHRYEAAVLPNIGANLIAFRDAENGYKFLREPKQEEMETFKARPIVHGIPVLFPPNRYEDGKFPWNGQTYRFPVNEPDKSNHLHGFVHNIPWSVEQFGADDEESRVSLKLMVDPLHPIYRYFPHSFTIKLHYSLSEYGLLQRVTVRNNGAERMPCLLAFHTAVNTPFVPGSAPNDHRFKLTVGKRWEMNERMLPTLSLLPLSVSEEKMRDGKQSPFFEPMDNHYTAEPQEGRNRMELIDTRTGVKLIYDVGTGYKQWMIWNDGAKGGYFCPEPQTSLVNAPNVDLPEDEIGLLGLEPGEIWEETSRLYVTD, encoded by the coding sequence ATGGTGAACAAGGCTCATTCGGGCGACTATTACGGAGAACAGGCGATTTGGCTGTGTGCGCATCGTTATGAAGCGGCAGTGCTGCCGAATATCGGGGCGAATCTGATCGCTTTTCGCGATGCGGAGAACGGCTACAAGTTCTTGAGAGAGCCGAAGCAGGAAGAAATGGAGACATTTAAGGCGCGTCCGATCGTTCACGGCATACCGGTGCTGTTCCCGCCGAACCGCTACGAGGACGGCAAGTTCCCATGGAACGGCCAAACCTATCGATTTCCGGTAAACGAACCGGATAAGAGCAATCACCTTCACGGATTTGTGCACAACATTCCATGGTCTGTTGAGCAGTTTGGGGCAGACGATGAGGAGAGCCGGGTCTCACTCAAGCTGATGGTCGACCCGCTGCATCCGATTTACCGTTACTTCCCTCATTCCTTCACAATCAAGCTGCATTATTCGTTAAGTGAATACGGGTTGTTGCAGCGTGTAACTGTTCGCAACAATGGAGCCGAGAGGATGCCATGTCTGCTTGCATTCCACACTGCGGTCAATACCCCCTTCGTTCCGGGCAGCGCACCGAATGATCACCGTTTCAAACTGACGGTTGGCAAGCGTTGGGAGATGAATGAGCGAATGCTTCCAACCCTAAGTCTGCTTCCGCTTTCCGTAAGTGAAGAGAAGATGCGGGACGGCAAGCAGTCTCCATTCTTCGAGCCGATGGACAATCATTATACAGCAGAACCGCAAGAAGGGCGAAATCGAATGGAGCTCATCGATACCCGAACAGGTGTCAAGCTTATATATGATGTCGGAACCGGTTACAAACAATGGATGATTTGGAACGACGGCGCGAAGGGCGGCTACTTCTGCCCGGAGCCGCAGACCAGCCTCGTCAATGCGCCGAATGTTGATCTGCCGGAAGATGAGATCGGCCTGCTCGGACTGGAACCCGGAGAAATTTGGGAGGAGACGAGCCGATTATATGTGACAGATTGA
- a CDS encoding Gfo/Idh/MocA family protein: MNKLKVAVIGCGAISRLRHIPEYAANPNVEIVAFCDPNIERAKQYAETYKGRAYSDYETMLKQEHPDAVSVCTPNSLHARTAIAVAEAGAHVLVEKPIASTEAEALAMIDAARAKGVYLMVAQNQRMMPEHVRAKELVDSGRLGKVLTFRTSFGYSGPENWSVEGNGTWFYSKDKAIMGVTADLGVHKADLIRWLLNDEVSEVASFVGTIHKGGTDLDDNAICILRMKGGAMGSLAASWTYYGEADNSTVLYCENGVMKVGTHPEDQIILEMRDGTVERYRADDIATNAGQQSSGIIDAFIDSILTQTPPPIPGEEGLRSLKVVLAAFESQTSGKIVRMT; the protein is encoded by the coding sequence ATGAACAAACTCAAAGTTGCGGTTATCGGATGCGGTGCGATTTCCAGACTTCGCCATATTCCAGAATATGCTGCGAATCCAAATGTTGAAATCGTGGCGTTTTGCGATCCTAATATCGAGCGTGCGAAACAATATGCAGAAACTTACAAAGGACGGGCATACTCGGATTACGAAACGATGCTGAAACAGGAGCACCCAGATGCCGTAAGCGTGTGCACGCCAAATTCGTTGCATGCAAGGACAGCGATAGCAGTGGCTGAAGCTGGGGCACACGTTCTGGTTGAGAAACCGATCGCTTCAACAGAAGCGGAGGCGTTGGCGATGATTGATGCGGCACGCGCGAAGGGTGTTTATCTTATGGTGGCTCAGAACCAAAGAATGATGCCCGAGCATGTAAGGGCAAAAGAACTAGTAGATTCCGGCCGTTTAGGGAAAGTGTTGACGTTTCGTACTTCCTTCGGGTATTCCGGACCTGAAAACTGGAGCGTGGAAGGGAACGGAACTTGGTTTTATAGCAAGGACAAAGCGATTATGGGCGTTACGGCTGACTTGGGCGTTCATAAGGCGGATTTGATACGCTGGCTGCTGAATGACGAGGTATCGGAGGTTGCCTCATTTGTTGGAACCATTCATAAGGGAGGCACGGATTTAGACGACAATGCCATTTGCATCCTGCGAATGAAAGGGGGGGCCATGGGTTCGCTTGCTGCCAGTTGGACCTATTACGGAGAAGCTGATAACAGCACGGTACTCTATTGCGAAAACGGCGTGATGAAAGTCGGAACACATCCTGAAGACCAGATTATTCTTGAAATGAGGGACGGAACGGTCGAACGATATAGAGCGGACGATATCGCGACCAATGCCGGACAGCAATCGAGCGGGATTATTGACGCCTTTATCGACAGCATCCTGACGCAAACTCCGCCGCCCATACCAGGGGAAGAAGGTCTTCGTTCGCTTAAAGTCGTTCTGGCGGCATTCGAATCCCAGACAAGCGGAAAAATTGTGCGCATGACTTGA
- a CDS encoding sugar ABC transporter permease: MKAFISYTALVILSIIGIYPALWIVLSSLKTGNSLFSETLIPETFTLEHYRNLFLNTDYSLWFMNSLKIAVISMLIGTLFVLLTSYTISRHRFAGRKITMNMLLVLHMFPGFMAMIAVYILLLQINLLDNHWALILVYSSSAVLTHNFFAKGYFDTLPKSLEEAARIDGAGQWTVFVRIMLPLTRPLLTFVSLMIFIETFSDFIFAQLIIRTEEKRTLAVGLWNMVNSRQSTEFTTFAAGAVLVSIPIVVLFMSLQRFLVAGLTSGANKG; this comes from the coding sequence ATGAAAGCCTTCATTAGCTATACCGCGCTGGTCATCTTGTCGATCATTGGCATTTATCCTGCTTTATGGATCGTCCTGTCTTCCTTGAAAACAGGGAACAGTTTGTTCAGCGAAACGTTGATTCCGGAAACGTTCACACTGGAGCATTACCGGAACTTATTCCTTAATACCGATTATTCGTTGTGGTTCATGAATTCGCTGAAAATCGCCGTGATCTCGATGCTGATCGGAACGTTATTCGTGCTGCTGACATCATACACTATATCCCGGCACCGGTTTGCGGGAAGAAAAATAACGATGAACATGCTTCTTGTGCTTCACATGTTTCCCGGATTCATGGCCATGATCGCGGTATACATTTTACTTTTGCAAATCAATTTGCTCGATAATCATTGGGCGCTGATTCTTGTTTATAGTTCAAGTGCCGTACTGACCCATAATTTTTTTGCTAAAGGCTACTTTGATACGCTTCCGAAAAGTTTGGAAGAAGCAGCAAGAATTGACGGAGCCGGTCAATGGACCGTTTTCGTCCGCATCATGCTTCCCTTGACAAGGCCGTTGCTGACTTTTGTCAGCCTTATGATCTTTATTGAAACGTTCTCCGACTTCATTTTTGCACAGTTGATCATACGTACGGAAGAGAAACGGACGCTTGCAGTCGGGCTGTGGAACATGGTGAACAGCAGGCAATCGACGGAATTTACAACATTTGCGGCAGGTGCCGTACTGGTTTCTATCCCCATCGTAGTTTTGTTCATGTCTCTGCAGCGTTTCCTGGTCGCCGGCCTGACTTCCGGTGCCAACAAAGGGTGA
- a CDS encoding carbohydrate ABC transporter permease yields MNRHSLRATVLSILFMGFGQLYNRQWFKGLPLAVTWAAVLIGCSSNIFATLKGLVTLGVTPTHRQKVNGLYVTIQGDHSIFLMVQGLIAFFALLLIISVYVLNVRDAYINGRRLEEKETIAPPLHMIGSFRDKYFPFITLLFPFISILFLTVLPIIFSTLLAFTNYADPILPPGNLINWVGFDNFFNLVQLKSWSSTFVGVLIWTIVWAVIATFSCYFGGMFVAMLIHQPFVRFKKMWRAILIVPIAIPTLVSLLMMRNLFNNKFGPINEYLKMLGMNGLPWLTDPFWAKVTVLLVNLWIGIPVSMILISGILVTIPRDLYEAAEIDGARPRQKFRHITLPLVLFSTTPIIIMQFANNINNFNMIYLLTNGGPVNPNYQYAGDTDLLVTWLYKLTLSNQQYNLASVIGIIIFVIIASLSIFYYRRTRSYNEEDMIG; encoded by the coding sequence TATGGGTTTTGGGCAATTGTACAATCGACAGTGGTTCAAAGGCTTGCCGCTCGCAGTCACGTGGGCGGCTGTCCTCATTGGATGCTCTTCCAATATTTTCGCAACGCTTAAAGGCCTGGTTACGTTGGGCGTTACGCCGACACACCGGCAAAAAGTCAATGGACTTTATGTGACAATACAGGGCGACCACTCGATCTTCCTCATGGTTCAAGGGCTGATCGCATTTTTTGCTTTGCTGCTTATCATAAGCGTCTACGTATTAAATGTACGGGATGCATATATCAACGGCCGAAGGTTGGAAGAGAAAGAAACAATCGCTCCCCCCCTCCACATGATCGGTTCATTCAGGGATAAATATTTTCCCTTTATCACGCTTCTTTTTCCATTTATATCGATTTTATTCTTGACCGTTCTTCCGATTATTTTTAGCACGCTGCTGGCATTTACAAACTATGCGGATCCGATTCTGCCGCCGGGTAATTTGATCAATTGGGTCGGCTTCGACAACTTCTTCAATCTGGTCCAACTTAAATCGTGGAGTTCGACTTTTGTCGGCGTCTTGATTTGGACGATTGTCTGGGCTGTAATCGCAACATTTTCCTGTTATTTTGGCGGTATGTTTGTGGCCATGCTGATTCATCAACCATTCGTCCGATTTAAAAAAATGTGGCGCGCCATCCTCATTGTGCCGATTGCCATCCCAACTCTTGTCTCCTTGCTTATGATGCGAAACCTGTTTAACAACAAGTTTGGTCCGATTAACGAATATTTGAAGATGCTGGGCATGAATGGCTTGCCTTGGCTTACCGACCCATTCTGGGCTAAAGTTACGGTTTTACTGGTTAATTTGTGGATTGGCATACCGGTTTCCATGATTTTGATATCAGGCATTTTGGTCACTATTCCAAGAGACTTGTATGAAGCAGCCGAGATAGATGGGGCTCGACCAAGACAGAAGTTTCGGCACATCACACTGCCGCTTGTGCTTTTTTCAACGACTCCCATCATCATCATGCAGTTTGCGAACAACATCAACAACTTCAACATGATCTACCTGCTGACTAATGGCGGACCCGTAAATCCGAATTACCAGTATGCCGGGGACACGGATTTACTTGTAACCTGGCTCTATAAATTGACTCTGAGCAATCAGCAATACAATTTGGCATCCGTTATTGGCATCATCATTTTTGTCATTATCGCTTCCCTGTCCATTTTCTATTATCGGCGCACCCGCTCTTATAATGAGGAGGATATGATTGGATGA